One genomic region from Neospora caninum Liverpool complete genome, chromosome V encodes:
- a CDS encoding Methylosome subunit pICln, related: protein MPVQWSPARNADGSLQILQGPHGDEEVIACRENDAALILQGENHGIGTFYVTSRRVAWLTKPDAASAGDEQRKDIAVDYPSIVLHALSRDPNSGHEPCIYCQLKSDAAAEEDEDYVIPEMRIVPSSPEKLDTLFKVMSEMAALNPDPDADDGDDDEDDFIIEADGLREGGSLPGGWEIVEGGEDGNGAGGEDRDAGEREDVDMLPNGH from the exons ATGCCGGTCCAGTGGTCCCCAGCCCGGAACGCGGACGGGAGTTTGCAGATCCTACAGGGCCCGcacggcgacgaggaggtGATTGCCTGTCGCGAAAACGACGCGGCGCTTATTCTTCAGGGCGAAAATCATG GCATCGGGACTTTCTATGTCACTTCGCGACGCGTCGCGTGGCTCACCAAGCCAGATGCAGCCTCTgcgggagacgagcagcGAAAGGACATTGCTGTCGACTATCCCTCGATTGTGCTTCACGCCCTGTCACGAGATCCAa ACAGCGGGCACGAGCCGTGTATCTACTGCCAGCTTAAGAGCGACGcggcagcagaggaagacgaggactATGTGATCCCAGAAATGCGCATTGTACCCAGTTCCCCCGA AAAGCTCGACACACTGTTCAAAGTCATGTCTGAGATGGCTGCGCTGAATCCGGACCCTGACGCAGATGACGGGGACGATGATGAGGACGACTTTATCATCGAAGCTGATGGGCTGCGAGAGGGAGGGTCCCTTCCT GGCGGCTGGGAAATCGTCGAGggcggagaggacggaaatGGCGCGGGCGGGGAAGAccgagacgccggcgagcgagaggatgTAGATATGTTGCCAAATGGACACTAG